From a single candidate division KSB1 bacterium genomic region:
- a CDS encoding histidinol phosphate phosphatase, with protein sequence MNAQNLQTRLDAALEACWRAGKITLEYYQAHPLTEIKADGSPVTIADKRAEQEIRRWLTKYFPHDAIVGEEEGAGPKSETGTWYIDPIDGTRSFVCGVPFYGVLLAYEMHQDVLLGVINFPALEEMVWAARGYGCFWNGRRAHVSGVTELREATLLATDFFAMDKLGHAAAREHLCALTKLQRTWGDAYGHFLVATGRAEIMLDARMSVWDCGPLLPIIEEAGGRFTDWQGQATIHGKNAFSTNGHLHQAVQRILTGQAGQSTAAG encoded by the coding sequence ATGAATGCCCAAAACCTGCAAACCCGCCTGGATGCCGCGCTCGAAGCCTGCTGGCGCGCCGGCAAGATCACGCTGGAATATTACCAAGCCCACCCCCTCACCGAAATCAAGGCCGACGGCTCTCCCGTCACCATTGCCGACAAGCGTGCCGAGCAGGAAATTCGCCGCTGGCTGACAAAATATTTCCCGCACGATGCCATTGTCGGAGAGGAGGAGGGCGCGGGGCCCAAGTCCGAGACCGGCACCTGGTACATCGATCCCATTGACGGCACCCGCAGCTTCGTTTGTGGCGTGCCCTTCTATGGCGTGCTGCTGGCCTATGAAATGCATCAGGATGTCCTGCTCGGCGTGATCAACTTCCCCGCCCTGGAAGAAATGGTCTGGGCCGCACGCGGCTATGGCTGCTTTTGGAACGGCCGGCGCGCGCACGTCTCCGGGGTCACGGAATTGCGTGAAGCCACCCTGCTCGCCACCGATTTCTTCGCCATGGACAAACTCGGCCATGCCGCAGCACGAGAACATTTGTGTGCCCTCACCAAACTGCAGCGCACCTGGGGCGATGCCTATGGCCATTTTTTGGTGGCCACCGGCCGTGCCGAAATCATGCTCGACGCGCGCATGTCGGTATGGGACTGCGGCCCGCTTTTGCCGATCATCGAAGAGGCCGGCGGCCGCTTCACCGACTGGCAGGGACAAGCCACCATTCACGGCAAAAATGCCTTTTCAACCAACGGCCATCTACACCAGGCGGTGCAGCGCATTCTGACCGGCCAGGCCGGACAGAGCACGGCCGCGGGCTGA